ATAAGTCAAATTTATTTGTAGCTGTAGATAATTTGTCTGACAGCTCTATTGATATATTGGTGTATTGCTTTTCAAAGACGATAGTTTGGGGAGAATTTTTAAGCGTAAAAGAAGATGTAATACTAAAAATTATGAATATCGTAGAAAAAAATGGACTAAGCTTTGCATTCCCGAGTCAAAGCTTATATATTGAAAACTTAAAAGATGTCATAGGTACTAAAGGTATAACACAAATACAATAAAGGAGAGCAAATGAGTGAAGAATATGGCTATGAAGATGAAGATCTAGATGAGTATTCTGATTTTGACGAAGAAGAAGAGAATTCATACAACTACAATTATGACGAAAACGACTATGAGTATAACGATGATGGTGAAGAGGAAGATAGCTACGAGATGTAATAAATTTAGGTTGTTAGCGAAAGATTAAGTAAGGGGGACTTGCCCCTTACTATCAATGTCCATACATTAAATTTGGAAGCCAAAGTGAAATTTGTGGTATGTATGTAACTAGCATCAAGCCTATAAATAGTGTTAAAGTCCAAGGTAGACATGCCACAACAACATCTTTGAGATTCATTCCTGTTAAACCACTTGATACAAAGAGATTTAACCCTACTGGCGGAGTAATCATACCTATCTCCATGTTAACTATAAGTAAAATTCCAAAGTGAACCGGATCTACTCCTAGTTGAAGTGCTATAGGTAACAATAAAGGCACCATAATCATAACAACGCTTGAAGGTTCCATAAATTGACCCATAACAAAAAGTAGGATGTTTACAATGATTAAAAATCCTATCTTGCCTATATTTGCTTCTAAAATTCCATCTGAGATTGCCTGAGGAATCTGTTCGCTAGTAAGAAGATATGCAAACACAACCGCATTTGCGATGATAAAAAATATCATTGCTGTTGTAAGCGCGGACTCAAGGCAGATACCCCAGAGATCTTTTATTTTAATATCTTTATATACTACTAGCGATATAAATAGCGCATATACGGCACTTGCGGCAGCAGCTTCGGTAGGAGTGAAAATACCTCCGTAAATACCGCCTATAACGACAACTATTATTAAAAGAGCCCAGAATGCCTTAGTAAATTTCTTGATTCTTTCTTTCCATGGCTCAGGCTCTGTAGCCTTAAAACCAAGCCTTCTTGCTCCTATATATGTCTGAGCTATCATCATACCGCCTAGCATTATACCGGGTACAACACCTGCCATAAAGAGCTGTGCTATACTGACCTCGGCTGTAACTCCGTAAACAATCATAACAACCGAAGGAGGGATAAGGATGCCAAGAGATCCTGCTGTCGTAATACCGCCAACCGCATAAGCCGGAGGATATCCCGCCTCTTTGATGGCTACGAACATAATAGAGCCTATGGCCACAACCGTAGCAGGCGAGCTTCCTGAAACCGCAGCAAAGATAACGCAAGCAAATATAGCACTTATCGGTAGACCTCCTGGAAGGTGCCCTACTACTGACTTAGCAAAGTCGATTATTCTTTTAGCTGAACCACCTTTGCTGAGTAAATTTCCAGCCAAAATAAACATAGGAATTGCCATAAGTGCAAATTTGTTAATACCGTCAAATATGATTTGTGGAACCGTAGCTACATCAAGGTCTGTAAAAAGAAGCATTGTAAGAACAGTGCTAGCGCCAAGAGAGACTGCGACAGGAACACCAATCAGCATAAGTCCAAATAAACATATAAATAAAAATGCAATAGTCATCTTTACCCCTTAGTCTTTCTTGATAGAGTCACGAATCATCTCTGCTTCAGCGTTAATGATAACCTTATCAGAAGGTGTAGCGGCTATTTGATATACTTTTTCTCCCGCTCTATAGCTTGCTCCTAAAAATGCTATAGGAAGAACTGACATAGGCACCCATTGTGGTATTCCAAGGTCTACGCTCATGAAATTTAGCTCGTACATCACGTATAGATACTGCACGCTATAAACTACTATAAATATTAAAAAGATTGTAGTAAGAGCACTGGAGAATACAAGGTATGCTTTTGCTATCGGGGAAGGGAATCTTTCAATGAGGATTGTGACTGATATGTGTATGCCTTTTCTAAAGCCGTATGCGGCAGCAAAGAATGCGGACCAAATAAAAAGATAATTAGTCGCCTCTCCCGCCCATGCCCATCCGGTATTAAAGACATAACGCATTACAACGTTTATAAAGGCAAGTAGCGTTCCCGCTACTATGCCTACTACGGCGATCGTCTTATTTACAGTCGCGATGCCGATATCTATAATCTCAAAGAATCTTCGCATAAAGACCTACTTTGTATTAATAGTTTTTTCTATCAGGTCTTTTCCTATAACTTTATAGAAGTTTGGATAGATAGTTTTCATAACCTCAGCCCATTTAACTTTCTGCTCAGGGGTTAACTCTACTATCTCAAGTTTGCCTGTCTCGCTTGCATATTTTTTAAGAGCGTCTATAATTTTGGCATCCTCTTTCGCAGACTCTTCTCTTTCAAAAGCAGTAGCCTCTTTAAGAGCTTGAGTAACGTGATTTTTCATATCTTGTGGCAAGCTTTTCCAGAATTTCTCACTTAAAATAACTAAATATCCCAAATATCCGTGTGAAGATATTGTTAGAGAATTTTGCGCCTCATAGAATTTTGAGTTATAAAAGTTTGACAATGGGTTCTCTGTAGCATCTACAACTTTTTGTTGAAGTGCAGGATAAACTTCAGAGAATGGTAGAACTTGCGGGTTACCACCTATTACTTTTGTTTGCTCTTCTAGAACTTTTGAGCTCATAATTCTAAATTTCTGTCCTTTTGCATCTTCAGGAGCAACGATAGCTTTTTTGCTTGAACTAAAGTGTTTAAAGCCCGCATCCCAAAAATCAAGTGCTACAAAGCCTTTTTTAGCGATCATATCTTTAAGCTTTTGTCCAACTTCACCACCTTGTACTGAATATAAGTGGGCGTTATCTCTAAATATAAAAGGTAAGTCAAATAGTTGGAACTCAGGAACTATAGGCGTAAATTTAGAAAAGCTCGGAGCCGCCATTTGAACGTTATTTAGTTTTAGTGCACCAAATACGCGGTCATCATCTACTAGTTGAGCTGCAGGATAAACCTCAACTTTAATTGCACCTTGGCTAAGTTCGCTTACACGTTTAGCAAAAAAGTCTGCGGCTTTACCTTTTGGTGTAGTTGCGGCAACAACGTGAGCAAATTTTATAGTGTATGTCTTTTGGGCGCCAAATGCGCTACCTGCTAGAGCACAAGTTAGGAATAGTGCCGAAAGAAATTTTAGTTTCATTATTGAATCCTTTTTATTTTTTGATTCACTACAAAATTAATCATAGCTAGACGTAATTATAAATCATAAAATTTATAAATTGGCAATCTTGTTTCAAAAACTCTCAAAAATTTATTTTTATATGAGTAAATTAGTAACATTTTTATTATTGTAATAGCAGATAAAATTTAAGTAATTTTATTAAATTCGATTATTTTTTGAAACAGTGTTACTAAAATACACTTAAATTTAAATTTTATAAATAATAGTAATTTTATCCTATTAACAAAATAATTACTTTTTTATCATATAATCTCGAAAATTTTATTAAATTACAAGGAGAATCAAAATGTTTAATCTTAGAAAGCTTCCATTTGATCCTAAATCAAATGCAGTTGTAAGCGAAGAAACCTGTTCTTATCATCACGGTAAGCACCACCAAACTTACGTAACAAATCTTAATAACCTTATTAAAGGTACCGAATTTGAAAATTCAGGATTATATGAAATTATATCAAAGAGTTCAGGTAGTATCTTTAACAATGCTGCCCAAGTTTACAACCATGATTTTTATTGGGATTGTATAGCTAAAAAGAGCGATATGAGCGATGAACTAAAAGCAAGATTGCAAAAAGATCTTCCGAATTTTAAAGAGGAATTTTTAAAATCAGCTACTACATTATTTGGCTCTGGGTGGGCATGGTTAGTCTATAGTCCAAAATCTGACAAACTAGAAATAATCCAAACTAGCAATGCTCAAACACCTGTAACGGTGGGTCTGATACCTCTTTTGGTGGTAGATGTATGGGAGCATGCCTATTATGTAGATCATAGAAATGCAAGAGCTGCATATCTAGAGAAATTTTATGAAAATATTAACTGGGATTTTGTTTCCGCAGCTTATGAGTGGGCATTAAAAGAGGGTGTAAATTCAGTTAAATTTTATATTGGCGAGCTTCATGCTAAAGGTTGTGGATGTGGCAAAGGATGCGGTTGCCATTAATTTTTTGAAGAGGTCTTGACCTCTTCTTAAATTACATAACTTATAAATCACTTTTTTAATATTCTTACTATATTTTAATATTTTTAAACTTATTGTTTATCTGAACGTCTATATAAAACTTGTGTCTGCCGATTGTATAAATATATAATCCTGTGTAAATTTAATTTACCTTTCTTGGTTAGTATTAGAAAATATTTTATTAAAGGATACAAAATGAAAAAAATCATAATCTCTTCTTTGGTTGCGGTTGCACTTTTAAGCGGTTGCGCATCAACTGCACCAAAACAAGAAGCGTCTACTACAAAAGTTATAAACGTTGATACTATTGAATTCCAAAGTATTGACGATAAGAACTATAAAGTTAACCTAATCTCTACGGACAATTTTGAGACGGCTGTTTTTGCTGATACAAAAGGCAATAAATTTAAGTTAAAAAATGCTCCTTCAGCAAGCGGAACAAGGTTAGTGGCTGATAATGGTGCTGAGATACATTTTAAAAAAGGTGAAGCTATACTAAATCTTGGCAAGGGCCAAAAAGATATATTTTTAAAATATTAATAAGCTAGATAGAGGGGCTAAACACCCCTTCCTTTTCAAAATTTAAATCAAATCTTTCTATAAACTCATATATCTACTCCTAATTTCCTTTCAGCTTTATTAACAGCTTTTGTTTTTATGGTATAAAATTATTTTCAAATACATATTAAACTTAGTCTATATAAATTTGAATAATGTTATTTTTAAATAATTAAATAAAAATATTAATATATATTTTTAAGATATTAGAAAAATGAATTTAATGAACTCCACTGTAAATAAGCTATAATTTAACAAATTTAAAACTTAAGAAAAATGTCACTATTATGTCATTTATCGAAATTTACTATCAAAAATATTCAATTTTACCTAATTAAACTTTTAATCTAAATTTACTATACTTAACAAATTGATAAATTTTTAAGAGGGTGACTATGAAGCAAATTTTAAAGCGCGACGGCACAAGACAGGAGTATCTTCCATATAAAATTCAAGATGCCATTAAAAAGGCTTTTGCAAGCGAGAGCAAAGAGTATGATGATAGAATTTTTGCTGACGTTATGCAAGATGTCGCGCAAAAGGAGCTTATCACCGTCGAGGACGTCCAAGACTTCATAGAAAAAGCACTCTTTAAGGCGGGCTATTTTGACGTGATGAAGAGTTTCATGCTCTATCGCCACACTCACAAAATGCAGCGCGAACAAATTTTAGGCCTCAACGAAGACACCACATACATAAACTCCACCCAAACGATAAATGAATACATAAACGGCACAGACTGGCGAATTTCGGCTAATTCAAACACAAGCTACTCAAACGCGGGACTCATTAACAACACTGCAGGTAAGGTTATCGCAAACTACTGGCTTGACGCGATTTACTCCAAAGAAGAGGGCATCGCGCACAGAAACGGCGACTATCACATCCACGATCTGGACTGCCTCACCGGATATTGTGCAGGCTGGTCGCTTAGAGCGCTTCTTAATGAAGGTTTTAACGGCGTTCGCGGCAGGGTCGAAAGTCGCGCGCCAAAGCATTTTCGCGAAGCTCTTAGCCAGATGGCAAATTTCTTAGGAATTTTGCAAAGCGAATGGGCGGGAGCTCAGGCATTTAGTAGCTTTGACACCTATCTTGCGCCATATGTTTTTAAAGATAAGCTAAGCGATACGGAGATAAAAAAAGCGATTACAAGCTTTATATTTAACCTAAACGTCCCTGCTCGCTGGGGTCAAAGTCCCTTTACCAACGTAACTATCGACATCACTTGTCCGACCGATCTAAAGGGGCAAATTCCAACTTCAACCGACATACATCTGTTTTCAAATTTAGAGGATGAGGAGCTTTTGAAACTTGCCAAAGAGCGTGGGTTTAATAAACTTACCGATATGACTTACGGAGCGTTTGAGCCTGAGATGGCGCGCATCGATAAGGCATTTTATGAAATTTTAACCACGGGCGACAAGTGCTCTCAACCATTTACCTTCCCGATCCCTACCGTAAATATCACCGAGGATTTTGACTGGGATAGCGAAGTGGCTAAAATTTTGTTTGAAAATACAGCAAAGATGGGCTCAAGCTACTTTCAAAATTTCGTCGGTTCTCAGTATAAATTTGATGAAAACGGCAACCGCGTTCTAAATGAAAGCGCTTATAAGCCAGGACACGTTCGCTCGATGTGCTGCCGCTTGCAGCTTGATCTAAGAGAGCTTTTAAAGCGTGGAGGAGGGCTATTTGGCAGTGCCGAGATGACAGGATCTATAGGCGTCGTAACCATAAATTTAGCTCGCCTTGGATATCTGTATAAAAGCGATAAAAAAGGGCTTTATACAAGGCTTGACTATCTTTTAAATTTAGCAAAATCAACCCTTGAAAAGAAGCGCAAATTTATCCAAGAGATGTATGATCGCGGACTTTATCCTTATACGGCGCGCTATTTGAAGCATTTTAACAACCACTTTAGCACTATCGGCATCAACGGTATGAACGAGCTTTTAAGAAATTTTACAAGCGATACAGAAAATATCTCTACCGAATTTGGGCGCGAATTTGCGCTTGAGATGGTTGAGTATCTGCGCTCTAAAATTAGGCAGTTTCAAGAGAGTACGGGCAATCTTTACAACCTTGAAGCAACGCCTGCGGAAGGCACCACATACCGCTTTGCCAAAGAGGATAAAAAGCGCTATCCTGACATCTTGCAAGCGGGTATGGATGAAAACATCTACTATACCAACTCAACTCAGCTTCCTGCAAATTTCACCGACGATGCTTTCGAGGCGCTTGATCTGCAAGATGAGCTTCAAAGTGCTTATACGGGCGGAACGGTCTTTCACCTTTATATGAAGGAGCGCATTAGCTCGGCTGAAGCTTGCAAAGATCTGGTGCGCGGCATCGTAAATAACTACCGCTTGCCGTATATCACGATCACGCCTGTCTTTAGCGTGTGCTCAAAGCACGGATATATCCCAGGCGAGCATGAGTACTGTCCGATTTGCGATGAGGAGCTGATGAAGCAGCTTCAAAAGGCTTAAATTCTAAAATTTGCGCTCAAATTTATGCCAAATTTTAGCTATGCGAGTGAGTTAAAGCCACTTTTATAAGCGGTATTTAACGATAAAATAAAATTTTAAGAATTCTGTGGCACAATTCGTCTAAATTTTCATGGAGTAGGTCGTGTCAAATCACTATGATGTTTTGGTTGTGGGCGGAGGAATTTCAGGAACGGCTCTGTTTTACGAGCTTGCGCGCTATACGGACATAGAGCGTATCGCACTTTTGGAGAAGTATCCGGCTTGCGCGACTCTAAACTCAAAGGGCACGAGCAACTCTCAGACTATTCACTGCGGCGATATAGAGACTAACTACACTTTTGAAAAAGCAAAAAGCGTCAAAAAATCAGCCGATATGATCGTCAAATACGCACTCATGCATGGATATGAGAACAAATTTATGTTCGCTCATCAAAAGATGGTCATAGGCGTAGGTGATACTGAAAGCGAAGCGATAAGAGCTAGGTTTGAGAAGTTTAAGGAGCTTTATACCTCGCTTGAAATTTTTGATAAAGAGAAGTTAAAGCAGATTGAGCCTATGGTGGTGCGAGGCATTGACGGAAACGACCGAAAAGAGCAGATCGTCGCTATGGGCGTAGGTGGCGGCGAGTACACGACTGTTGATTTTGAGCAGATGTCAAATAGCCTTATAAAGCACGCAAAAGAGGCAAATAAGACTACCGATGTATTTTTTGACGCTTGGGTTAAGAGTATCAAAAAGCAAGGTGATAGGTATCTTGTAAAGACTCGCGACGGACGCAAATTTAACGCAAATTACGTGGTTGTAAATGCCGGTGCGCATTCGCTTTATCTTGCTCACATGATGGGACTTGGGCTTGAATTTAGCTGTTTGCCTATCGCGGGAAGCTTTTACATGAGCAAAAAGCGGCTGTTAAGAGGCAAGGTATATACCGTGCAAAATCCAAAACTCCCATTTGCCGCTATCCACGGCGATCCTGATATCCTAGCCGACGGGCTTACTAGATTTGGGCCGACTGCGCTTGTGCTACCTAAACTTGAGCGCTACCGAGGAAATTCGACGGTTGTTGATTTTGTAAGGAGCTTGCGACTTGATTCAAGTGTGATGAGTGTGCTTACGGGGCTTTTTAAAGATGGCGATATAAGAGAGTATGTGATGAGAAATTTCGCCTATGAAGTGCCTATGATAAATAAAATTTTATTTGTAAAAGCGGCAAGAAAGATCGTGCCTTCGCTTAAAAGCGATGATGTTTATTATGCTAGAAATTTTGGCGGAGTTCGCCCGCAAGTGATTGACAAAAAGAGCAAAGAGCTGATGCTTGGCGAGGCTAGCATAAACACAGGAGATGGGATTATCTTTAATATGACGCCAAGCCCAGGAGCTACGAGCTGTCTTGCAAACGGCTTTAGAGACGCTAGAAGAGCTTGCGAGTTTTTGGGCAGGAAATTTAATGAGGATAGATTTAACGCCGAGCTTGTAGATTAGGCTACTTTACACAGCTAGAGGATAGATCGCTAGTTTATGTTTGTCAAACTCGCAAAGGTGTCCGAGTAGATAAATTTCAAAACAGCTCTTTAAAAAATCCTCCTTAGGCTTGTGCCTGAGTGCAGGATAAAGCAGGTAATTTATCAATAAAGCATCTGCTACAACCGATCCGTACGTCTCTTTTAAAATTGCAGCTTTTTCGTCTATAAATTCTGCTTTGTGCCTCCATTTAGTTATGGCTTTGTAGAGTTGTTCATCTAAGTCTAGCTCCCAAATAGCCTCTCTAATGTCCCAAATTGCAACTTCATGCACACGTTTAAGCCTCTCAAGAAGCTCTTTGTCATTTATAAATTCGGCAAATTTTTTAAGGCTATCGATGTGAGATTTGCCAAGAGCGATCAGCTTTGCTTTGTCATTTGATGGCGGAGGAGAAAATATCGGCGTAAAGCCCGCTTTTATAAAAGCATTTGCTTTGTCTTTGTTCGCCTCGTAAAGCGGCATAATCCTATCTTGTAAATCTTTAGCGCAAACTAGCGGCTCAAAGACTTTATCTACACCATCTCCGTAAGGCATAAATTCCTCAAACAGTCCGTAAAAACAAGCACTCAGATCTTTTAAATCTCCTGAATAAAGATTGATTTGCATTAAATTTGCCAAATTGCTTAGCGTAGTCTAGTATCGTCATTTTAACAGCCTCAAAGCCCTTAAACCAAACACAAATTTAAGCTTTTATTGGATAAATTTAGCTCTTTTTGGCTGCGAGATATAGCGGTTCAACCTTTTTAGCTATCTCTTTTAGATCCTTGATGCGACTTTCGTTTGACGGGTGAGTGCTTAGGATTTCAGGCACCGCACCGCCTGATTTTTTAGACATCTTTTCCCACACTACGACCGCTTCTTGCGGATCATATCCCGCTCTTGCCATTAGCTCGGTGCCGATGTGATCGGCCTCAGTCTCATGGCTTCTTGAAAAAGGCAGGCTGATAGTGTACTGGGTAGCTAAATTTATAAGCCCTGTTGCCGTATCGCCAAGCCCTGCAGCGGTTGAGACAGCAAAAATTCCTATATTTTTAAGCTGATCCGTGCTAGCTTGCTCGCGGCTATGCTCTCTTAGCGCGTGAGCTATCTCATGACCCATGACGGCTGCTATCTGCGCGTCTGTTAAGGATAAGTTGTTAATAAGCCCGCTATAAACAGCTATCTTGCCTCCAGGCATACACCATGCATTTAAGGTATTTGAGTTGATGACATTTACCTGCCAGTCCCATTTAAGCGCATCTTTGCGAAAAGCCCCAACTTCTAATATAAGGCGTCTTCCTATCTCTTGGACTCTTTTGGTTAGTATAGGATCTATATTTAAAACATTTGACTGTCTGGCTGATTGAAGCACTTTAGTATATGCTAAATTTGCGCTTTGATTCATAGTTTCTGAGCTTACCAAAAAGAGCTGTTTTCTATTTGCTCCTACAACTCCTGAATCAGTTGAACTAACGAAGCAGCCCGCTAAAAATATGATTATAAATAAAAAAGGAAGTATAATTTTTTTCATATTTTATCCTTGAATTTAGGTTATAAAATTCTAAAAATTATACTAGATTTTATTAAATTTCTACTCCCAGTCAACTTTTTTATAATCTATATTGTGCTCAAATTCTTTTAGACGCTTATGAATTGAGCGAAGCTCGGTTATAGTCTTCCAGTTGCTGATAAAAACGCCAAAACTTGATCTAACTTGTGCAAATGCGTTATTTACCTGAACCAAAATTCCAAGCGTGATAAGCCCAGTAAATAGCCCTCCACCCATTATGAGATAAGGAACTATGATTGTAATTTGATGGTAAGAATAAAGCCACATATTAAAATATCCGTAATGCAAAAATAGCCTTGAGTAGTTAAATTTAAGTCCTGTAAAAAGCTCTACTATCTTTACTGGATGAGCGTAATTTACTTTATCATCTTCTGCTAAAACAAGCTCTTTTCTAAAGGCTGCTTCTACTTTTTGGTTATTGTATTCAAGGCCTGGAAGTTTTATGCCCACGATCCAAGAAATTATAAGTCCTCCTACACTTATAAACAAAGCTATCCATACAAGTGAACCCGGAATATCTTTTAGATATGGTAAATTTACTTTATTGCTAAGCCCCCAAAGTATCGGAATAAACGCGATTAGAGTCATTATGGAGTCTAGGATATCAACTCCAAGATCTTCCATGATTTTTGCAAACCTATATGTGTCTTCTTGCATACGTTGCGAGCTTCCTTCTACGTCTTTTTCGACCTTTCTCCAGTAGCTAAGGTAGCTAAATGTCATCGCTTCACGCCAGCGAAATATCCAATGACTAGAGAAAAAAGAGATGAAAACGCGGAGTATGACATACGGCATAGCTAAGTATAAAAAGAGCCTTATGCCTGCCCAGAATTCTTCTACGTTACGTTCTTTTGCATTTTGCAAGATATCATAAAAATTTTTATACCAGTTGTTAAATTGTATATTAAGATATGTTTGAAGTATAAGAGATAACGATATAAAAATTATACCGCCATAGGCCCAAACGGCCCACTTCTTGCTCTTGAAAAAGGATAAAAACACTTTTTGCTCCCGAGTATGAAATTAAAACTTCAAAGTATATCAAAAAATCTATTAATTTAAATTTGGATATTAAATTCAAATTACTAGATTTGACTTAATAATATAAAATTTGATTGATATAAAGTATGATTGAATTCGGTTTAAATATAGTATTATTTGAAAAACTAAAAATTTAAGGAGGCAAATTTGCTTAGAGTTATATTTGTTTTAACTGTTGTATTTGCTCTTGTTTGGGTTTATATGGGTGCGGATAATAAAACAGTAGCGGATTATAAAAACATGAGCAAAGAGCAGCTTGAGACACTTTGTCTTGATAAAAAGGATAAAACCGCTTGCCAGAAGATAGCTATTGATTTTATAAACATATCTAAATCAAACGATGGCAAACCTAAATTTTAAAATTGTTATCGTTTAAGGCTCTTGCAAGCAAGTTAATTGAGATTTGGTTGCTTTTGTGATATAATGCCAATTTTATCTTAATTTTTAAGGATTTTTATTGCACCCCAGTAGCGATTCATATTTTATGATTTTATTCGCAATTTTATTTGTACTTTTAAACGCTTTCTTTGTTTTATCTGAATTTGCCATTGTCAAAGTTCGCAAGAGCAGGCTTGAAGAGCTTATTAAAGATAAGGTTCCAAATGCGAAATTAGCCTACGATATGTCAAATAAGCTTGATACATATCTAAGTGCAACTCAACTTGGTATCACGCTTAGTTCGCTTGCTCTTGGTTGGATAGGCGAGCCTGCGATCGCAAGACTGATAGAAAGACCACTTCAAATTTATTTTGATGTTAGCGACCTTGTCGTTCATACTGTTGCATTTGCTATCGCTTTTACGACTATTACTTTATTTCACGTAGTGCTTGGAGAGTTGGTTCCAAAATCAATTGCCATAGCCAAAGCAGAGAAATCAACCCTTCTTGTAGCAAAGCCGCTTCATCTGTTTTGGGTTGTATTTTCACCTCTTATTAAAACATTTGACTATCTTGCATGGATCTCTTTAAAAACTCTTGGTATAAAACCTGCCAAAGAGAGTGAGCTTGCACACTCAGAAGAGGAGATAAAGATAATCGTAGGAGAGAGCCTAAAAGGCGGAGTTTTAGATAGTTTTGAGACTGAACTTATAAAAAATGCCGTGGATTTTAGCGATACTGTAGCTAAAGAAATTATGACTCCTCGCCGTGATTTGGTCTGTATAAATAAGCAAAAGAGCTTTGAAGATAATTTAAAAGTAATATTTGAATCAAAATATACTCGCTTCCCATATATAGACGGTAGTAAAGATGTGATTTTGGGAATGATACATATAAGAGATATCTTGGCTCTTCATTTTAGCGAAGGCAAGAAAAAAGATTTTGATCAGATTGTTAGAAAATTTTTGATAGTACCTGAGAGTTTGTCTATCTCAAAGGCGCTAGTAATGATGAACAAACAGCAAATTTCAGCAGCTCTTGTTGTGGATGAATACGGTGGTACCGCAGGTCTTCTTACTATGGAAGATATTATGGAAGAGGTTTTGGGCGATCTAAATGATGAGCATGACGACGCTGATCCTCACTACAGAAAGATAAATGACAATATATATGAATTTAACGGCAGATTTGACCTAGAAAGCGTTGAGGAGCTTATGGGAATTAACTTTGATGAGGAGACTGATCAAGTCACTATCGGAGGGTATGTGTTTAACCTTATTGGCAGACTGCCTGTGGTCGGAGATAGAATAGATGATGATAACTGCCACTACGAAGTACGTAAAATGGATGGAACAAGCATTCTGACTGTTAAAGTGCGCAAAAAGATTGAAGGCGAAGAGAGCGATTAAATTTTAGGCGGTCTTAGCCGCCTAAATACTATTTGTCTAAATTTTTAATATATGCATAATCTGAAATTTTAGTCCACTCTCTGCCGATTTTCATAAAGTTTCTTTGAGATTCTAAAATTTCTTTAAACACAGGATCCTTTTCACTAAGTTCATTTAAAATTTTATCTGTTGCATTTTTTAAAGCATCTATTATTTCTGGAGAAAATGAAGTTATCTTAATATCCGGATACTCTTTTTTAATCTTATCAAGAACAATTGCATTTTGGTATGTTGCATATTCATAAACGAAGTCAGATACGACCTTTGTTGCCGCTTCAATTATATATTTTAGATCTTCTGGCATCTTGTCAAACAGTTTTTTGTTGATATAAAATTCATTCTCGCTAGCAGGTTCTTGCCATCCTGTGTAGTAGTATTTAGCCACTTTTTGAAAACCAAAGCTAATATCTAGCGCAGGTCCTACCCACTCTACCGCATCTATAGTATTCATCTCAAGTGCCATATAAAGCTCACCTATCGGGATTGTATTGATATTTACTCCAAGTTTTGACATGATTTCACCGCC
This Campylobacter sp. RM16192 DNA region includes the following protein-coding sequences:
- a CDS encoding putative transporter, whose translation is MFLSFFKSKKWAVWAYGGIIFISLSLILQTYLNIQFNNWYKNFYDILQNAKERNVEEFWAGIRLFLYLAMPYVILRVFISFFSSHWIFRWREAMTFSYLSYWRKVEKDVEGSSQRMQEDTYRFAKIMEDLGVDILDSIMTLIAFIPILWGLSNKVNLPYLKDIPGSLVWIALFISVGGLIISWIVGIKLPGLEYNNQKVEAAFRKELVLAEDDKVNYAHPVKIVELFTGLKFNYSRLFLHYGYFNMWLYSYHQITIIVPYLIMGGGLFTGLITLGILVQVNNAFAQVRSSFGVFISNWKTITELRSIHKRLKEFEHNIDYKKVDWE
- a CDS encoding hemolysin family protein, coding for MHPSSDSYFMILFAILFVLLNAFFVLSEFAIVKVRKSRLEELIKDKVPNAKLAYDMSNKLDTYLSATQLGITLSSLALGWIGEPAIARLIERPLQIYFDVSDLVVHTVAFAIAFTTITLFHVVLGELVPKSIAIAKAEKSTLLVAKPLHLFWVVFSPLIKTFDYLAWISLKTLGIKPAKESELAHSEEEIKIIVGESLKGGVLDSFETELIKNAVDFSDTVAKEIMTPRRDLVCINKQKSFEDNLKVIFESKYTRFPYIDGSKDVILGMIHIRDILALHFSEGKKKDFDQIVRKFLIVPESLSISKALVMMNKQQISAALVVDEYGGTAGLLTMEDIMEEVLGDLNDEHDDADPHYRKINDNIYEFNGRFDLESVEELMGINFDEETDQVTIGGYVFNLIGRLPVVGDRIDDDNCHYEVRKMDGTSILTVKVRKKIEGEESD
- a CDS encoding TRAP transporter substrate-binding protein, which translates into the protein MKLLTTLTISVILALSSSAAEKYKLKLAATYESNVPVLGEAPKKFKELVEKMSNGRIEVRVDYPSKHKAAFAILDMVKSGQYDVGYTASYFYKGKDAKLMLFTTVPFGMNASEQHAWYNYGGGKELSKKVFAEHNLVTFLGGNFGMQMGGWFKKEIKTIDDLKGLKLRMTGLGGEIMSKLGVNINTIPIGELYMALEMNTIDAVEWVGPALDISFGFQKVAKYYYTGWQEPASENEFYINKKLFDKMPEDLKYIIEAATKVVSDFVYEYATYQNAIVLDKIKKEYPDIKITSFSPEIIDALKNATDKILNELSEKDPVFKEILESQRNFMKIGREWTKISDYAYIKNLDK
- a CDS encoding FAD-dependent oxidoreductase, which translates into the protein MSNHYDVLVVGGGISGTALFYELARYTDIERIALLEKYPACATLNSKGTSNSQTIHCGDIETNYTFEKAKSVKKSADMIVKYALMHGYENKFMFAHQKMVIGVGDTESEAIRARFEKFKELYTSLEIFDKEKLKQIEPMVVRGIDGNDRKEQIVAMGVGGGEYTTVDFEQMSNSLIKHAKEANKTTDVFFDAWVKSIKKQGDRYLVKTRDGRKFNANYVVVNAGAHSLYLAHMMGLGLEFSCLPIAGSFYMSKKRLLRGKVYTVQNPKLPFAAIHGDPDILADGLTRFGPTALVLPKLERYRGNSTVVDFVRSLRLDSSVMSVLTGLFKDGDIREYVMRNFAYEVPMINKILFVKAARKIVPSLKSDDVYYARNFGGVRPQVIDKKSKELMLGEASINTGDGIIFNMTPSPGATSCLANGFRDARRACEFLGRKFNEDRFNAELVD
- a CDS encoding M48 family metallopeptidase; the encoded protein is MKKIILPFLFIIIFLAGCFVSSTDSGVVGANRKQLFLVSSETMNQSANLAYTKVLQSARQSNVLNIDPILTKRVQEIGRRLILEVGAFRKDALKWDWQVNVINSNTLNAWCMPGGKIAVYSGLINNLSLTDAQIAAVMGHEIAHALREHSREQASTDQLKNIGIFAVSTAAGLGDTATGLINLATQYTISLPFSRSHETEADHIGTELMARAGYDPQEAVVVWEKMSKKSGGAVPEILSTHPSNESRIKDLKEIAKKVEPLYLAAKKS